The nucleotide window ACACACTGAGATCTGCCCAGCACAATGCAGTCAACCCAAGCATTACTTGCGCAATTGGTTTGCTAACACACGAGTGAGTAAGCAGCTCAAACGCCAcgtgtttttatatgatttttattttatagtgataattgtttttttttaaaattttttaatgatgttgataataataataataataaattttaattttacctttcaaatcaaatctatgattgttttttattattattaataatttttttctaatttagtaattattttattaataatattcattattataaaaataataatatttacaacacaaaagataatatttttaatattaatacttttgattgtagtacaaataataatattcataacacaaataataatatttttttattttaaaactttgaattattataaaaataataatatctttgatatgaatacgttgaattataaaaaaaataataataatgagaacgcaaataataatattttgatatgaatattttgaattataagaaaaataataatatttataacataaataataatatttttatatgaatactttgtattagaagaaaataataatactcaCAACACAAATTTTCTCACACAAATATCAGTCCAAACACCATGTGCACGCTTGATTTGCCCAGTACATAGGAGGCAGCCCAAGCGCCCCAGGCAAGGCAGATCGCGTGCCAGGTGGCTGTAGCCTGGGGCGTGACCAGCGGGTGTGGAATGCCCAATGCCCAGGCTTGTAAACCAAGCGCTAGGTGTCTGCGTTTCCAGTGGGCGCGCCTCTAGCTTGGTGCTTGGGGTTGCTGGCAGCCTCACATATGCCCTCATCAAACAGTGCAGTCGACAGTGAAAGCAAAATACTTATATGGCCACTACAGTGCAATccataatgaatttatttacagtGCACAGTAACCCGCTCTACGGTGAACAAACAATGTAGTCCATAACGAAAGCACTCATAAGGTTACTATAGTGCAATCCACAATAAAGTCACTTATAGTACATAATAGCCCACGCTATAGTGAAATATTGATCACTTTAGTTATAGTGAATAAGtataataatttcttaataCCTGGTAGATAGAAAGGAAAAATTGATTACTTGAACTGTTTGGTAAGAAAATTGTGATTGTGTTATCTTTTTGTGCGTACCGAAAATGATTATATGTTATCAGTAGCTTGATTAACTGGTAATTCGGAAGATTGATTTcgattgtttaattttttgaagtCTTTGTGTTCAATCCCAGTTGTGAATATCGAATCTTATAAtgtgcatttgttttttaataagcaTTGCAAAGACGAGGCGTTGATGACTGTGTGATACCTAGTAATGCTTCCCATTTTTGTTTGTGCTCGCAGGAGGATGCTTTCAACGTATGCATCTGTTACTAATATCATTCCAGACTTGGATGATCACTCCAACATCTCTGGCCGTATCCTTTATATTACAATCGACTCACATggatttccttttgttttgtttttttatcgtgTTGAAATTCTTTCTTCCTATCGAGTGTCTTTCTTCCAGATGCTTTCGTCCCTTCAGATGTGATGGTGAGGCATTGCATTCTAGTGTTTGTATGTTCACTTTTGTTGCAGCAATGAAATGTGATGGTTTATGAACCTTGTTTCCCTGCTATTCTATTCATTATCAAAAAAGgctaatatttttctcaaaagaaaggagaaaaggagAATGTTGATATGATTTTTCTGGATGAAAGCTACGAAATCACAGCACATGGAGTTGAACTTTATTAAATGCATTTTCCCTTTCATTTATATGCTTGCAGAACCACTAATTACATCACCCTACGGTTTATGAGCTACAGGAATCCACCTGGGGAGTTCCTTGTGCAAGAACCATGCGTGGGAAATTGAAAGCCACAGGTACATACTCCCTTTGTTTTATTCTATAATAAAAGGATGCATGTATAATAATCATGCAAGGGGTTCCATCTTCATCTGGTGCTTCCCTGAACTGTCACCTGACCTTGCTTCACTTGCATGACAGGCTGATTGGAGTGAGGTGTCCTTGTTAATTGAGGTGTTGGGATGTAAACTGCAAGTCTTGGGCAAAGACTTGCCTTTGTATGCCTTGCAAACATAGTGAATGAAATTCACAAAGtcctgcattaaaaaaataaaaaaaataaataaataaataaacacaaacaaGGGTATTGTTCAGAGGGGAATAGAGATTGTAGAAGGGTTGAGACTGACATCGAGGAGAGGTGTATCATCTACAACCACCCATGGCACGTATTCGTGAGGCGGTCTGAGATGATCTGTTTCCTTTCCATTTTGTAGGACAAGCtgcatgtttttttacttgaaacaTCAGTTCTAGCATTTAAACTTAGATGCAGTATGCTTAAAGTGCTTAAAGAAGCCAAGAACCATAGCAAGTAACTTTGCATCTCAAACTGTGCCCCACCCTCTGGAAAATTTGAATCGCCTACCTTTAGGCTTGTCTGAATTCCAGGCAAACaagtctaattaaatttttaatcaaataaaatgtgATCAGTGGATGAACCAAAACCTTTTTTCCATGTCCACTGTCATAGCATTTCTTGATGGATTGTGTAGACAGTCTCAATTTACCAGAACATACTTCCCAGGATTCTTCTGCTCCATTTCTATCACGAGCTTTATATTGCTTTTCGATACACTTGATGAAATTGAAGTGCTTCTTCTGCATAGTAATTAACTGAAGATCAATTTCATTCTGTGGCTGAATTGCATCATCTAAATTACAATAAATGCTTGTTTTTCCACCATGTTTATTTCTGTTCACAGTTGAGTATTTATGAGAGAGAGCAGGTTTACCAAATCAGGCCAGAGGTTGATGGCACAAGTATGTATGATGTTCAGATAGCATTCATCTTCCCCATGCTGCAAAATACCGAAGTAAAAGGTGATTGGTCAAACAATGGaaagaacaagaaacaaaaagaaagaacaacacTGAAGATGGAAATTGCAACCTGACACTCAATGGTATTGTTGGAGTCTAGAATAGCATTTCCCCATGGAACCAGTCTGAGATTGAGAATGGTCATGAGATCAGTCTCCAGGACCTGAGCTAGGGGACCTACAATGAAACTGCTGCAATATGGACAAAGAGATTCATAATATAAAGACATTGTGACTTTCTCAGAATCGCGAGAGATTTTCCTGGACGTAACAGGAGGCGCTGGTTCTTGAGCAACATCGTACTGTGAAGAATGGGAAAGGGTGACGAACAAGAACATCAGAGAAGTGAGAACAAGGAAAGAGAGTAATGGAGAAGAGCCCATCTCTTTTTGATAGTTGGTGCATTGAAAACTCAATGTGGTGTGGGGTATTTATAGGTCTAGCAAGTGATGAGAAATATTTGTCCCAGTCAGATAACGTGACACCAAATGCCCTACCATTAATGCTCTGCGAGTAGTAGTTGAATCCCATCTGACATTTTCCCTTTTTAACAGTTCAAATGTGGTTTGTCTACTCAAGAACATGTTCATCTGAAAGACTGATATACACTTCAAATGGGCCTGATTTATTGAAGCATCAGCTTGAAATGAagttaattaaacataaatactGGAGATAGAAGTGAcatgcttttttatatttttaattttaagaaaatgtgaatttattttaaaattagtataaaaatagatttatattaTGGTTTTTTCTCCGTCTCTTCAGCCAAATACACTGTGTCCTTTCTGTTTAACATGAGACTAAAGCCAGCATAAACTTTGGCCACTGACCACCCTAATCGTCTAACAGTTATGGCAAGAGCCTACCAAATCACCCGATGAAATCATGGTGGAATATCGTGCAAGTGATCAACATTTAAGTGTGTACCCTTTTGCGTTCAGTGGCTGGCGTTAATGCCATGACAGTGATCTCATCCAATGAGTTTTGGGCATGTGCAACTCATTCTTAATGATTCAACCCAGCTTAGAGATTGAAAAGCTGAAGTCCTTCAAGTCTTCATAAGCTTGCTATAATAGTTAAGTGCATTTACTCTCCTGTCAGTCCCAGTTAGGAAACGATTTAGGGCAGAGGATGCGAGGGTTCTTCTGAACTTTTGCCATGGGAGATAATTTTAGAGACCAGAAAAAAGCCGTTCATCCTGCTTTGAGCTGTTAACGACCAGTCTCTGCTGTACACGAGTGGGGTGGAATAAGGCTGTAACTTGTAAGGTGAAAGAAGAGTGATTCCAAGAAAAAACTCATGCCGTTTCTCATATTGGTTAGGATGATTAGTAGCTGGCTGGTTGCTTCCGTTCTAGCACTTGGTCATCTTCAGCCAGTCACAGATTTCAAAAACATCGTTGGACAGAGCTCAGAAACTTTGTTACAAGTCAGAAAACACAGTAGCACCACGGCCATTGATCAACAGTTACCAATGCAGTGAGAAAGAGACATGAACCATGGTGAACTTATAGGCATTCCATTAACAATCAGATACCTAACCTCTTGCAGTGTGAGAAAATGGTTGTCACCAAAACAATTATACCCACATTGGAGTGGCAATCAGAAGCTCTTCCAAAATCCACAATAAGAAATACTCCTGGCACCATTCTTTATGGCTTATGCATTGATGGTATACCAATTGCCCTGCAGCAACCCAGAAGCCAGCTCCTAAGCTGCTTTTCCAGTCATTTGttactttctttttattcaattaaatgaaCTTGAGAAATATAGGTGCCGAAGTTATTGCTCAACATTCCAAAGCACATGCAGATTCTATATATAGAGAGAGCTGATTTCCGAAAGCTATAAAAATAGATCTATTTTAAGGAACTTTTTTAAGATGTTAGCCAAGGCCATGTAGCTCAAGTGTCTAGACTGCCCAGTGTCAAAAAACTCTCGGCCATTGAAAGAACTGGAACATGCATCCTTACATCAGATTTGACATCATTCCCATAAAGCAAAACCATTTGGCTGTTGTCAGTATCATTTTTATGAAGAGATAGATTTTTATAAACCATGTAAGCTTTGGGCAAAGCTTGGAAACGCTAGGAAATCAACATCATTTTCTATGCAATCAAGGGTGTCAAGACAACCTCAGTTAGAAAGTACATCCCCTATCATGCTGTTGTCAAAATATCCGCATGTATGTCACACTCTT belongs to Populus nigra chromosome 18, ddPopNigr1.1, whole genome shotgun sequence and includes:
- the LOC133678875 gene encoding gamma-interferon-responsive lysosomal thiol protein-like, giving the protein MGSSPLLSFLVLTSLMFLFVTLSHSSQYDVAQEPAPPVTSRKISRDSEKVTMSLYYESLCPYCSSFIVGPLAQVLETDLMTILNLRLVPWGNAILDSNNTIECQHGEDECYLNIIHTCAINLWPDLKKHFNFIKCIEKQYKARDRNGAEESWEVCSGKLRLSTQSIKKCYDSGHGKKLVLQNGKETDHLRPPHEYVPWVVVDDTPLLDDFVNFIHYVCKAYKGKSLPKTCSLHPNTSINKDTSLQSACHASEARSGDSSGKHQMKMEPLA